A region from the Misgurnus anguillicaudatus chromosome 7, ASM2758022v2, whole genome shotgun sequence genome encodes:
- the tex36 gene encoding testis-expressed protein 36, with product MSKGGKRYFNKNKSVNWVMHMQTPKTEQTREMCTSTGLMLANGVTQPLTQGEKRYPKIFINLEKKTVGRDYTLSMHDNLPTLQDTIEGYDQGLGRKKCLDERRQHNSHFRLCQQHNTLLGSEKQYHSTYQTDFLPKQETEATGATIARRFPKNHLARSQMNASAQTGECFMWFGKHDCYQHTSLSVLANSNL from the exons ATGAGTAAAGGAGGCAAGAGATACTTCAACAAGAACAAGAGTGTAAACTGG GTTATGCATATGCAGACACCCAAAACAGAACAAACCAGAGAAATGTGTACCAGCACAGGTTTAATGCTGGCAAATGGGGTCACTCAACCCCTGACACAAGGAGAAAAGAGATATCCCAAAATATTCATTAATCTCGAAAAG AAAACAGTGGGCAGAGACTATACATTATCAATGCATGATAATCTTCCAACTCTGCAGGACACTATTGAGGGGTATGATCAG GGCTTGGGGCGTAAGAAATGTCTTGATGAGAGACGACAGCATAATTCTCATTTCCGTCTATGCCAACAACACAACACTCTGCTTGGCTCAGAAAAGCAGTACCACTCTACGTATCAGACCGACTTCCTGCCCAAACAGGAAACAGAGGCCACAGGAGCCACAATTGCACGCCGCTTTCCTAAAAACCACTTAGCCCGGTCTCAAATGAATGCTTCAGCTCAGACTGGGGAGTGCTTCATGTGGTTTGGGAAACATGACTGTTACCAGCACACATCACTAAGTGTACTAGCCAATAGCAACCTTTAA
- the edrf1 gene encoding erythroid differentiation-related factor 1 gives MSSQDNKTELEQRDEDEQTSAPSEDNKQGADLGNNEVKSRAVVKYSAAPPPSTYALLQEKTDLKLPPANWLRENAQLGPAGTTVLGSSRKSKPFSSFGMAYDFIDCIGDDVDVVSDSENIKKLLKIPYSKSHVSMAVHRVGGTLLLDDLDIQELFMRSSQTGDWTWLKEFYQRLIDQKWQRKKKSKEHWNEKAILSKFLYYSINSNGVPVPSDTDQTAGEGCGTGSDGSSWPATFTNSSSASEEPAIPKEEQVDTYDFGHVSSIPKEQNLPTLFNEGENSQGLKNDFVRNILWTFEDIHMLVGSNMPIFGGGRYPAVSLRLRDNNKPINVLTGIDYWLDNLMCNVPELVMCFHVNGIVQKYEMIKTEDIPDLENSRFSTRVVKDIAQNILSFLKSNCTKEGHTYWLFKASGSDIVKLYDLTTLCEEAAEEKCQNPFTLPVAVLLYKVASNMILKKSQNGKNYGTIRTLLLNCIKLLDEERHPQIIASAHYMLAELFQLDDVNEEASDGESLKGGGSEDSYSDEEEEEETDEDDGCSYRTSSKPQDDSKAVAIIKSVGELSVPEKYKSTHQIRPNYSFPVSQDKEEKCRLVLSYVLKGLKAVDSSIKKESDLPAADPTTPIPLKYEERSQTGDVEKEIALLLDRVGPCNEELTVPTRSGMIPGTWQHRVKQQLFLKASKAYYVLSDAASNLLKYGRALRYIKLALQCHDAYCSISGGLHPQVLLFHCQCLSLCGDVQLMLAQNASNRAAYLEEYNYQTKDDQEILHCLHRESSCQAFSMATDLATDLEYQLIISRKCYEAAHDLLTSGVLKDLGQEQLGQVLKRLGNIRNEMGVFYMNQAAAMQTEKEGERRSVCVAEQELWKKSFSCFEKGMQNFQAISDPVNTALLLCNIGRLMRICAQAHCVVTSERSRGEFSPEEALYYNKAIEYYQKALKSLGCRDSHSAVWDSVNWELSTTYFTLATLLQDYAPLSRKAQEQIEREVTETMMKSLRYCDLQTESARQPLYQYRAATIHHRLASMYHSCYRNQVGDESIRKQHKAQAEQHYSKAVRLFVNLSDAPCELLRTLLERVAFAEFTMAGQNSNAVKLKTLTGALETMRETRHAFKLIHKELMEQEEKVILTLEDSDKPAEVQGSDGSSSELNTEEVVKLMGVFEPSFSFLLLQMMKLSTASKRKLSVKEEEQVKAYKNVYSRLLRAEKSVPLIQRVSLYLELLDQLNPPTGSEETRSTS, from the exons ATGAGCTCTCAGGATAACAAGACGGAGTTGGAGCAGAGAGATGAGGACGAACAGACCAGTGCTCCCAGTGAAGACAACAAACAG ggGGCGGATCTGGGCAACAATGAAGTGAAGAGTCGTGCAGTAGTGAAATATTCAGCGGCTCCGCCCCCCAGCACCTATGCATTATTGCAGGAGAAGACCGACCTCAAACTGCCTCCCGCTAACTGGCTGAGAGAAAATGCCCAGCTGGGACCTGCAGGGACCACGGTGCTCGGGTCTAGCCGGAAAAGCAAACCTTTCTCTAG TTTTGGGATGGCGTATGACTTCATTGACTGTATTGGTGATGATGTTGATGTTGTGTCTGATTCAGAG AACATTAAGAAGTTGCTGAAGATCCCGTACAGTAAGTCTCACGTCAGCATGGCTGTTCATCGAGTTGGCGGCACTCTGCTGTTGGATGATCTTGACATTCAGGAACTCTTCATGAGATCATCACAG ACCGGAGACTGGACATGGCTGAAGGAGTTTTATCAGCGTCTCATTGACCAGAAGTGGCAGAGAAAGAAGAAAAGTAAAGAACATTGGAATGAGAAAGCCATTCTCTCAAAATTTCTCTATTACAG TATTAACAGTAACGGGGTGCCCGTGCCATCAGATACAGACCAGACAGCAGGCGAGGGTTGTGGGACGGGGAGTGATGGGTCGTCTTGGCCTGCGACCTTCACCAATTCCTCTTCTGCTTCAGAGGAGCCTGCAATACCCAAAG AGGAGCAGGTGGACACTTATGATTTTGGTCATGTGTCTTCAATTCCTAAAGAGCAAAACCTGCCTACATTATTCAATGAAGGGGAAAACAGCCAG GGTTTAAAGAACGACTTTGTCCGAAACATTTTATGGACTTTTGAGGACATCCACATGCTTGTGGGATCAAATATGCCAATATTTGGAGGTGGTCGATACCCTGCAGTCAGTCTCCGACTCCG GGACAACAATAAACCAATCAACGTCCTGACAGGAATTGACTACTGGCTggataatttaatgtgtaatgtacCAGAGTTGGTCATGTGTTTTCATGTTAATGGCATCGTAC AGAAATACGAGATGATAAAAACAGAGGACATCCCAGATTTGGAGAATTCCAGATTTTCGACGCGAGTTGTGAAGGACATTGCACAGAATATCCTATCGTTCCTAAAATCCAACTGTACCAAAGAAGGCCACACCTACTGGCTTTTCAAAG CCAGTGGAAGTGACATCGTGAAGTTGTACGATCTCACAACCCTTTGCGAAGAGGCAGCCGAGGAGAAATGCCAAAACCCTTTCACGTTACCTGTAGCTGTGCTGCTCTACAA AGTTGCCAGTAACATGATCCTAAAGAAAAGCCAAAACGGGAAGAACTACGGCACAATCCGAACTCTGTTACTCAACTGTATTAAACTACTGGATGAGGAGAGACATCCACAG ATCATCGCCTCTGCCCACTACATGCTAGCAGAACTCTTCCAGTTAGACGATGTGAATGAAGAGGCGAGCGACGGGGAATCTCTGAAGGGCGGAGGGTCTGAAGACAGCTACAGTgatgaagaggaggaggaggagacaGATGAAGATGACGGATGCTCCTACAGAACCTCCTCTAAGCCACAGGATGACTCCAAAGCCGTGGCTATCATAAAGTCTGTCGGGGAGCTGTCTGTTCCTGAGAAATACAAGAGCACTCACCAGATCAGA CCTAACTATTCGTTTCCTGTGTCACAAGACAAAGAAGAGAAGTGTCGACTGGTTCTCAGCTATGTTCTTAAA GGTCTAAAAGCAGTAGACAGCAGTATAAAGAAAGAGAGTGACCTACCTGCAGCCGACCCCACCACCCCGATTCCTCTGAAGTATGAGGAAAGATCTCAAACAGGAGATGTGGAGAAGGAGATCGCTCTCCTCCTGGACAGAG TTGGTCCGTGTAACGAGGAACTAACGGTGCCGACGCGCTCCGGTATGATCCCGGGCACCTGGCAGCACCGTGTGAAACAGCAGCTTTTCCTGAAAGCGTCGAAAGCTTACTACGTCCTGTCAGATGCTGCGTCCAACCTGCTGAAGTACGGCCGTGCACTGCGCTACATCAAACTGGCTTTGCAGTGTCATG ATGCGTATTGCTCCATCAGTGGTGGTCTCCACCCACAGGTGCTTTTGTTTCACTGTCagtgtctgtctctgtgtggaGATGTTCAGCTGATGTTGGCCCAGAACGCCTCCAACAGAGCAGCATACCTCGAGGAGTACAACTATCAGACCAAAGATGACCAGGAGATCTTACACTGCCTGCATCGTGAGAGCTCCTGCCAGG CCTTCAGCATGGCCACCGATCTGGCCACAGACCTGGAGTACCAGCTGATCATCAGCAGAAAGTGTTATGAAGCTGCCCATGATCTTTTGACCTCAGGAGTGCTGAAAGATTTGGGACAGGAGCAGTTGGGTCAGGTTCTGAAACGGCTCGGCAACATCCGCAACGAGATGGGCGTCTTCTACATGAACCAAGCGGCGGCCATGCAGACCGAGAAAGAAGGAG AGCGCAGGAGTGTGTGCGTGGCCGAGCAGGAGTTGTGGAAGAAGAGTTTCTCGTGTTTCGAGAAGGGCATGCAGAATTTCCAAGCGATTTCAGACCCTGTGAACACGGCCCTGCTGCTGTGTAACATCGGACGTCTCATGCGCATCTGCGCACAGGCTCACTGTGTCGTGACATCGGAGCGAAGCCGCGGGGAGTTCTCACCCGAAGAAGCTTTATACTACAATAAG GCGATTGAATACTATCAGAAAGCCCTAAAGTCCCTGGGTTGCAGAGACAGTCATTCAGCAGTCTGGGATTCTGTAAACTGGGAACTTTCGACAACATATTTCACTTTGGCCACACTTCTTCAGGATTATGCCCCACTGTCCCGCAAAGCACAAGAGCAG ATCGAGAGGGAGGTCACGGAGACGATGATGAAGTCCCTGCGGTACTGCGACCTCCAGACAGAATCCGCCCGCCAGCCGCTATACCAGTACAGAGCGGCGACTATCCATCACAGACTGGCTTCAATGTACCACAGCTGTTACCGTAACCAG GTTGGAGACGAAAGCATCCGGAAGCAACACAAGGCTCAGGCGGAGCAGCATTACAGTAAGGCCGTGCGTCTCTTTGTGAATCTGAGCGACGCCCCGTGCGAGCTGCTCCGCACGCTTTTGGAGAGAGTGGCGTTTGCTGAGTTCACCATGGCAG GTCAGAACAGCAATGCAGTCAAACTGAAGACTCTGACGGGAGCGCTGGAGACGATGCGCGAAACTCGACACGCTTTCAAACTCATCCATAAAGAACTAATGGAGCAAGAGGAGAAAGTG ATACTCACTCTTGAAGACTCTGATAAGCCTGCAGAAGTCCAGGGTTCAGATGGTTCCTCATCTGAACTAAACACAGAAGAAGTTGTGAAGTTAATGGGCGTGTTTGAACCCAGTTTCTCCTTCCTGCTGCTTCAGATGATGAAACTCAGTACTGCAAGTAAACGTAAACTCAG TGTTAAAGAAGAGGAGCAGGTGAAGGCCTACAAGAACGTATATTCTCGACTGTTACGGGCCGAGAAGTCCGTCCCGCTCATCCAGCGGGTTTCCCTCTATCTGGAGCTGCTGGATCAGCTGAACCCACCCACAGGAAGTGAAGAAACCAGATCAACATCTTGA